Within the Thalassophryne amazonica chromosome 19, fThaAma1.1, whole genome shotgun sequence genome, the region ttataacagcttgcagtctctgaggcatggacttaatgagtgacaaacagtactcttcatcaatctggctccaactttctctgattgctgttgccagatcagctttgcaggttggagccttgtcatggaccattttcttcaacttccatcaaagattttcaattggattaagatccggactatttgcaggccatgacattgaccctgtgtgtctttttgcaaggaatcttTTCaccgtttttgctctatggcaagatgcattatcatcttgaaaaatgatttcatcatcctcaaacatcctttcaattgatgggataagaaaagtgtccaaaatatcaacgtaaacttgtgcatttattgatgatgtaatgacagccatctccccagtgcctttacctgacatgcaaccccatatcatcaatgactgtggaaatttacatgttctcttcaggcagtcatctttataaatctcattggaaccgcaccaaacaaaagttccagcatcatcaccttgcccaatgcagattcgagattcatcactgaatatgactttcatccagtcatccacagtccacgattgcttttccttagcccattgtaaccttgtttttttctgtttaggtgttaatgatggcttttgtttagcttttctgtatgtaaatcccatttcctttaggcggtttcttacagttcggtcacagacgttgactccagtttcctcccattcgttcctcatttgttttgttgtgcattttcaatttttgagacatactgctttaagtttgctgtcttgacgctttgatgtcttccttggtctaccagtatgtttgcctttaacaaccttcccacgttgtttgtatttggtccagagtttagacacagctgactgtgaacaaccaacatcttttgcaacattgcgtgatgatttaccctcttttaagagtttgataatcctctcctttgtttcaactgacatctctcatgttggagccatgattcatgtcagtccacttggtgcaacagctctccaaggtgtgagcactcctttttagatgcagactaacaagcagatctgatttgacgcaggtgttagttttggggatgaaaatttacagggtgattccataatttattcctcagaattgagtgagtccatatatttttccctctgcttggtctaaaaaagtaaccgttactgactgccacaattttttttcctgatttcttatagtgtttcttaaagccagaaagttgccatttgaaatgactttagttttgtgtcatgtctgtgatctgctttttttctacaaaattaaacaactgaatgaacatcctccgaggccggtgattccataatttttgccaggggttgtatagcgcttttccatctgcattagacggtcaaagcgctttacacttatgcctcacattcaccccgatgtcagggtgctgccacacaaggcgctcactacacaccgggagcaataggggattaaagaccttgcccaagggccattagtgattttccagtcaggtggggatttgaacccaggatcttctggtctcaagcccaacaccttaaccagtagaccatcacctcccctcccatATAGCGGGTTTCAATAATAATGGACACAATTCACtgttccacctgaatccattatgtgCTAGTTTTAATGTATACTAATAAATGTGTTTGTAAGATCAATCAGTGAGGGCTCATTGATATTTGGAATAAAAACAGATTTGCACACAGTTAACAAATGATTGTAACCTTTTAAACGGGAAAATGACTCAAAAGGGCAAACAGTCATCTTTCATTAAAGCTGCACATCCTTTCAAATTTCaccaaactgacaaaatttagtttgtactgaaatccaagcattatgatGTCGGTTTATTTTTGCAATGTGTTTTAAAATTACAGCTGATTTtactgaagagaacatatttatctgtgtGTGCATGAAGCTTTGAGATGACTTGTGACCTGACCAACTTGCTTGATGTGTGTTCATGGGATGTGCACACTAAgatcataagatgtcttgtaaatcacttcagagatgttatctagtgacaaaaacagagtttttagaTTTAtgcgtttatttctcactaacttttacaaaatatataagaAACATTAGATTTAGACAGAAATAAACTGTTTCAgagtgttttccaccatcttggtttattttgtttgagcgagcaACCAACTGACATCATGCTGTTTTTctttgctctgattggctgtcgctgTGGCCTTCCCAGCATCTTTTATGCAGATCgggggaagcccccacgtgatctttgatgtcactaccaaatgtaggtcatggcttGAATTTCTACCCTTCAGGGGTCGAAATTCTAAATGGTTTTACaagttttgatcatattggcaaaatcATATTATGAATCAGGTGCCAATGAAAATTTCtttcatgacttaaatctttTTAAACATATCTTACGAACTAAAGAAGAAAAGTAATGTAGGCGATAGCTaatatgttatttaaaaaaaattggttcTGTTGTGAAGCTCAAATTATGAGCTCACATGGCATCACACAGGTTTGTGTGAATATTTGGCTGAACGTACTTATTTCATAAATGTGAAAAACAAGGAAAGATGGATTGTTTTGGtataataatacgaggtctgtcaataaagtaatggtcctttttattttttttttaaactatatggatttgattcatatgtttttacgtcagacaagcttgaacccttgtgcgcatgcgtgagtttttccgcgcctgtcggtgacgtcattcaactgtgagcacgccttgtggaaggagtggtcccaccccctcgtcggattttcattgtctggaaatggcggaatgatttggacttttttcccatcagaattttttcagaagctgttagagactggcacctggaaaccattcgaaaaatgtatctggctttcggtgaaaattttacgggcttcacagagaataaggactgttactacagctttaaggaaaggctttaaggacgctcggcgcgccgagctgcgacgacgaggcagaaaattccagatcatttctaagctgatggctctgtggatacgagaccgtcgtgtacaCTTTCGCTGGTTAtcataagagctggacatcagccattttccagcagatttcacttttatcaagagattttgtcatggaaagccgcgcggaggcttcgtgcgtaacgaccgatccgctgtttgagcgagacaaagaacacctccgtttcggcgtgtcagaggacaagttaggacaagcccagctctccacaatttctctgatacttactggactggtaagcattgaaagccaagataggtatgtcccaacttgtcccatgacaacagcttctgaaaaaattctgatggaaaaaaagtccaaatcattccgccatttccagacaatgaaaatccgacgagggggcgggaccactccttccacaaggcgtgctcacaggcgaatgacatcaccgacaggcttggaaaaactcacgcatgcgcacgaaagttcaagcttgtctgatgtaaagcatatgaatgaaatccatatagtttttgaaaaaaataaaaaggaccgttactttattgacagacctcgtatatcagatGTCTGTACATCAAAATAAATAACCAGACCTACAGATATTATTTAATCATTAAAGACAAActgcagtaaaaaacaaaacaaaacacattttaccagtgtttttgtttgttttgattccACAGTAAATCGGGACAttttatgccatttttttattacaCATTGATGAAATGCAGCATATCTGTGTGTCCAGTTTACCCGTCTGGGTGCCATGCTGACCCACTCCTGCTCTCTGGGTTACAATGGGGCAGTGCTGCAAGCGTTGGCAGTCTTCTTTTCCCTGCAGGGGGCGCTAGACCTGCCTCAGCAGTTCATCGGCAAACTAATCACAGAGATGGAGGAAGTGGAGAGTGACGAAGCCACACGAAAGGATGCCAGACTGTGAGTAGTGCACGTGTTACTGACCTGATCAACAACAATGTAGAAAACAGATTTCtgggtaaaacaaacaaacaaactgctttTCGTGTGATGTTTCTATGCAGCCTGAAGGAAGCAGACAGGCCCTTCTGTGAACGCCTTTACCGAATTAGAGACTTGATGGACAGGAGCAAAGTCAGCATCGAGGAGGTCATCTCTGAGCTGGGTTGGTATCTGCTTCAGTTTGCATCCATCAGTTGAGCAGCTTGTGTTCCTCTATGGAGCGTTCACAGTAGCTGTATTGTCACACCACCAACAGCTGCACAATATGTCATATGAGCATCTTCATTGCAATGTGCATGTGCAAGAGTCATGTTGCTAAACATCATCACCCTATATCTTCTTTGctgcttgatttaaaaaaatgcatgttTCTCATCTTACGCAACTAATCTACAAGAGAAGTCTAACATAATTTACTTAGATTTAAGGGTTCTTGCATAAACCAAAGTTTTTATGCAAGTAAGCAACGTGCAGACACTGCACATCAAGTTTACTGCAAGTTGTCACAAACGTCCAGTGCCTGTCCATACCCGTCAGTACAAAAATTCTAGGGATTGGAGATTTCTGGAAACGTGACCCCAAACATCCCACATAAATGACCTCAGAAATATAATATTAATTATTTCATTGTGTGAGTCAGCAGAATGCTGTGAGTTGATGTAATGGCCCTCTGGTCAGCAGCATTTAGTCCAAGTTGTCCATAACATCGGAGTCACAACTATAAGTTGAGTTTGGCTGTCAGCCtgtcttattttcaccaaaagttaacttctcaaatgaataaacagtcaaaACCTTGCTACACATTTGAGCAGCctttgtcgccatctagtgggcaatgtgagcatttcagggcttctgtacatgtcctacttgaaacccaaaatttagttaaaaaaaaaggcattcataaatgtcagaaatgcatctcTTTTTTGGCAGGCAGTGCTTTGACCtctcagtattaatgtataaaatgtttgattttgagagttttgcagtttttttcagtttcaatttattttcatttatacagcgccaaatcaaaacagagttgcctcaaggagcttcacacaagtaaggtctaaccttactaacccccagagaagcagtggtaaggaaaaactccctcttaggaagaaatctcaagcagaccagactcataggggtgacactctgcttgggccatgctacagacaaattaCAGAACGGTTCTCGAGTTTTAGGACATGGACGTTTTTTCTGGACGGAAGGACAGCAGTTTCTCTCAACAAGCAcccttacagttgtgaataataTTGCAGTATCAGTTTTTCCAGCATCATGTAGCCCAGGTACTCAAATATTTAAAATTATAGAACCATAGGGTCAAGTTCCAGTCTTTCCACATGGATCGTTGATACTTTTAACTGCATTACTTTGTATTACTTACTTCTTACTCCATTTATTTCTCTCATCACGCTCAGGTAACGGCATTGCTGCACTCCATTCTGTCCCCACCGCTATCTTCTGCGCCATCCACTGCCTACAGCCACGGGAATGCCTTCCAGAGAACTACAGCGGCCTGGAGAGGACAATAGCATACAGCTTGGCCCTTGGAGGGGACACAGACACCATAGCTTGCATGGCCGGGGCTATCGCCGGGGCCCACTATGGCATCGAAGCCATTCCTCAGTCCTGGATAAAGTGCTGTGAGGGAGTGGAGAATGCCGATATGAATGCAGAGCGACTTCATATGTTGTACCACCAAGTATCACAAGAGGGCAGAAGTGAAGCAGGAGAGAAGAGCTGTGAAGACCGACGTGAAAACCAGCCAAACGCTTCCAGTGGTACAGAAAAGAAGACAAGACCAGAGTGATTCTTCAACTGGACTTTGACAAAAGcattcgcacacacacacatctacaaaCACTCAGATACTCTGGAATTAAGTTCAGTTTATTTCTGATGAAGGACATGTTCACTTTTTAATAAAACAACCTTAATCATTAAAACATTTTCAGAACTAAAACAATACGGTAATTTGAATGTTTTTCTGATGAATACTGCAGAAAGAGATATTCTTTTAGCTGTCGCTTTCTCTGAATAAGACTATTCAAAATTTTGTCATGTACAAAAAGTTTTTGAAGCAATCAGTATAGATTACTTTGACCCTGCAAcacatctcatatatatatatatatatatatatatatatatatatatatgtatatgtatgtgtgtgtgtgtgatgttttgaCATGTCCTCATATTCAGGCCATGTCTAAGACCTCTGTATTAAAGAATTACTTTTAAAACAAGCTTTGTTAGTTTTCTGAGTAACAGTGTTGTATAGACAGTCATCTAAAAGGAATTTTAATGACAGGCCACTCTGTCCTGTTTTGTTTGTCAGGTTCCATGTGAAAGTTGCACTGTAGCCAAGTTTGTTTTATGTGCTTTGGTGGATAGCAGATATTTAATAAATCTTTATGAAAACTTCCTTTCAGaatctattttttttaatgccacAAAAGGCAAATGTATTCCAGTTACATGTAAACCAGCAGAACTCATTGTGAACTCACAGCAGAACATTACAtgttttctgtgacacactgATGCGTCACCATTTATTTGAAATCACACAGCTTAAAGAGTAATATTTGAAATTGTATAATGGCggtgtggatccttgtcatttgattgctgggttgcatgtcatgtgacatggattattcataacaTTTGCCGCTGTGTTTCAattaccgtgcaattttggtactatatgaaatgtgctattgcacaccccgACCACCGCGAACTCACATTACCGGGGACGGCATTTAGCTAAACGTGGCAGAGTTTGGTTTGCTAGAGagcgacgatttgaaggagctaattgacactgctaattattctaacaaaaaacaaatccactatgctgtaggCTGTCTGGAAGCACAAAGATCTGTTAGGATGAAAAACTGGACAAATTTCTTATGTGATTTTCACTGAACTGAGGAACAAAgtcatttttctcttttttttttttggaagcacaCAAAGTctgcacggcatcacggactaactgtttttccaagttcacTGAGAGCAATTTTTGACTCTAATTtaaaaagttcatgttggactgttgacatcatggcaccagtggaacaccaaaatgcaagtcccttttctgttgtgtataaattaatacaatatcaaatgacaaggatctattttgtttatatatatatatatatatatatatatatatatatatatatatatatatatatatatatacacacacacagtgaggaaaataagtatttgaacaccctgcgcttttgcaagttctcccacttacaaatcatggaggggtctgaaattttcatcttaggtgcatgtccactgtgagagacataatctaaaaaataaattcagaaatcactatgattttttttaaataatttatttgtatgttactgctgcaaataagtatttgaacacctgtgaaattcaatgttaatatttagtacagtagcctttgtttgcaattacagtggtcaaacatttcctgtagtttttcaccaggtttgcacacactgcagcagggattttggtccactcctctatacagatcttctccaaatctttcaggtttggagtttcagctccctccaaagattttctattgagttcaggtctggagactggccaggccactccaggaccttgaaatgcttcttatggagcccctccttagttgccctggctgtgtgtttgggatcattgtcatgctggaagacccagccatgactcatcttcaatgctcttactgagggaaggaggttgtttgcaaaaatctcgcaatatatgaccccatccatcctaccttcaatacagtgcagtcgtcctgtcccctttgcagaagagcaccccaagagtatgatgtttccaccccatgcttcacagttgagatggttttcttggggttgttctcatcctctaaatatggtaagtggagttgattccaaaaagctctattctggtctcatctgaccacatgaccttctcccatgtctcctctggatcatccagatggtcactggtgaacttcaaatgggcctggacatgtgctggcttgagcagggggaccttgctgccctgcaggattttaaaccatgacagcgtcatgtgttactaatgtaatctttgtgactgtggtcccagctctcttcaggtcactgaccaggtcctcctgtgtagttctgagctttctcagaatcatccttaccccacaaagtgagatcttgcatggaatcccagaccgagggagactgacagtcatcttgtgtttcttccactttctaataaataatcagaacagttgttgtcttctaccaagctgcttgcctgttgtcctgtcgtccatcccagccttgtgcaggtctacagttttgtccct harbors:
- the adprs gene encoding ADP-ribose glycohydrolase ARH3, which codes for MAVRAAAGGPASLSRFRGALVGAVLGDCVGAEFEGAEEVPMENVLRHLNSLDEATKGAGILEYSDDTAMARCVVQSLLTRTGFDEHDMARRFAKEYSASPDRGYGSGVIHVLKKLSSPQLTDVFQPARDQFNGKGSFGNGGAMRAAPFALAFPDIADVKRFTRLGAMLTHSCSLGYNGAVLQALAVFFSLQGALDLPQQFIGKLITEMEEVESDEATRKDARLLKEADRPFCERLYRIRDLMDRSKVSIEEVISELGNGIAALHSVPTAIFCAIHCLQPRECLPENYSGLERTIAYSLALGGDTDTIACMAGAIAGAHYGIEAIPQSWIKCCEGVENADMNAERLHMLYHQVSQEGRSEAGEKSCEDRRENQPNASSGTEKKTRPE